CATTTCTCCTAAAGCTACGATTGGTAAAAATGTTAAAATATGGCATTTTGCGTATGTTGGGGATAATACCGTTGTGGGTAATGATGTTATGATCGGCTCACTTACTCACGTGGATTACAATGTTAAGATTGGAAACAACTGTAGGATAGAAGGTTCTGTTTATATTCCACCACTTACAGAGATTGGGAATGATGTTTTCATTGGCCCTGGAACTACCTTTACCAATGATCCTTATCCTATGAGCAAAAGAATGATTGGAGTGATAGTTGAGGATGGAGCAATCATTGGAGGGAGATCCATTATTAAAGCTGGTGTAACAATAGGTAAAAATAGTGTTATTGCAATGGCCTCTGTTGTAACTAAAGATATACCTCCAGATGTAGTTGTAATGGGACACCCGGCAAGGATAAAATATTCTAGGTCGGAATACGATGTAAAAAAAACTAATTGGGATGTTTAGTATTTCCTTAAATTCCATTTTTTATTCTCCTGACAAATTTATATTCTAAATTAGATCCTTTTTATTCGGATGATTTTATAAGGTTCTGAAGTAATGTTGAAAGTCGATGGAGAACAAATAATACAGATCACAATTAATGCTTCATTCCTATTCAAATTTTCTGCACAATTCTCGTACTACAATTCCATTGTGTTGAAAGTAGAGTTCGCCGCTATTATGATTAACTTGTAGTTAGGATGACGGTGATTGATATTCTTTCCCATTCTATCAATTATTTTCTTATAGTCTTCACTTGAACAGGCAATTATGATGTTGTTAGTAGAATTGGGGATATAATTTTCAACGTCTTCGATTTCTACTTCTGCAATATAATCTCGTAGTTTTGATTCCAGTAATTCTCGGATAATTGTTTTGTCTCCTCTTATTTCGTGATTGTCAATCGTCCAAAAAATAGTAACCTTTGTTCTACTGGCCTTTATCTCCCTGAGCTTTAGTTGACTTCTTGTTTCATCAACCAAGTTTTTTATGAATCCTTCAA
This Candidatus Nitrosocosmicus oleophilus DNA region includes the following protein-coding sequences:
- a CDS encoding acyltransferase, with translation MSEKKESSVINFISPKATIGKNVKIWHFAYVGDNTVVGNDVMIGSLTHVDYNVKIGNNCRIEGSVYIPPLTEIGNDVFIGPGTTFTNDPYPMSKRMIGVIVEDGAIIGGRSIIKAGVTIGKNSVIAMASVVTKDIPPDVVVMGHPARIKYSRSEYDVKKTNWDV